A genomic segment from Geminicoccaceae bacterium SCSIO 64248 encodes:
- a CDS encoding SulP family inorganic anion transporter has product MVAKLHEPSFAERYTPKLVTTLRERYRLSDLRADAVAGLTVAIVALPLSMAIAIASGVPPDRGLYTAIVGGFIVSALGGSRFQIGGPAGAFIVLVAATVQQHGLDGLILATFLSGVMLLGVGLLRLGTFIKYIPYPVTVGFTSGIAVIIFASQLKELLGLSLTAAEPGPIVPKVEALVAALPTVNVAAAAVAASGIAVIVLVRRFQPHWPAFLIAVVLASLVATVLGLPVETIGTRFGGLPQVLPAPKLPTLSLDKLIEVLPAALSFALLGAIESLLSAVVADSMTGRRHRSNAELLAQGIANIGSALFGGICVTGTIARTATNVRAGARSPVAGMLHAVFLFLFMLVAAPLASYIPLAALAAVLAVVAWNMAEKHAFATLVRASRGDAIVLLVTFLLVVFRDLTEGILVGFSLGALLFLHRMALSVEVDSLRPVVEEDVPDAANGNGRPPYDPGLATDPDIAVFRISGAFFFGAAAGVAAALDRIGEHPKAYVIDFSAVPVIDSTAAATIEGFVRKARRQSASVYVSGTRPAVRRVLLTHGVRPPHARFRIKLTEALDAARRDVDGQVNPSPSAN; this is encoded by the coding sequence GTGGTTGCCAAGTTGCATGAGCCATCCTTCGCCGAACGTTATACACCGAAACTTGTCACGACGCTGCGCGAACGGTACCGCCTCAGCGATCTGAGGGCGGACGCCGTCGCGGGGCTAACCGTCGCTATCGTTGCCCTCCCCCTGTCGATGGCGATCGCAATCGCTTCCGGGGTGCCGCCTGACCGCGGTCTTTATACCGCGATCGTGGGTGGCTTTATCGTCTCTGCCCTCGGCGGCAGTCGGTTTCAGATCGGAGGGCCGGCCGGCGCCTTCATCGTTCTGGTCGCAGCCACGGTCCAGCAACACGGTCTCGACGGACTGATCCTGGCGACCTTCCTCTCGGGGGTCATGCTGCTCGGGGTCGGGCTGCTGCGGCTCGGCACCTTCATCAAGTACATTCCCTACCCGGTGACGGTCGGCTTCACCTCGGGCATCGCGGTCATCATCTTTGCCAGCCAGCTCAAGGAACTCCTTGGGTTGAGTCTGACTGCTGCGGAGCCCGGTCCAATCGTCCCCAAGGTCGAGGCGCTCGTCGCGGCACTGCCGACCGTCAATGTCGCGGCCGCGGCCGTTGCTGCCTCCGGTATCGCCGTCATTGTGCTCGTGCGGCGGTTCCAACCACACTGGCCAGCCTTCCTGATTGCGGTCGTCCTGGCCTCGCTCGTCGCGACCGTCCTTGGCCTGCCGGTCGAGACGATCGGTACCCGGTTCGGTGGCCTTCCGCAGGTGCTCCCGGCGCCGAAGCTGCCGACGCTCTCCCTTGACAAGCTGATCGAGGTTCTGCCGGCGGCGCTGTCCTTCGCTCTGCTTGGAGCAATCGAGAGCCTGCTCTCCGCCGTGGTTGCCGACAGCATGACGGGGCGGCGTCACCGTTCCAACGCGGAACTGCTCGCGCAGGGCATCGCCAACATCGGCTCGGCCCTGTTCGGCGGCATCTGTGTCACCGGCACCATCGCCCGCACCGCGACCAATGTCAGGGCTGGTGCGCGCAGCCCCGTCGCCGGCATGCTGCACGCCGTGTTCCTGTTCCTCTTTATGCTGGTGGCGGCTCCGCTTGCCAGCTACATCCCTCTCGCCGCGCTCGCCGCCGTTCTTGCGGTCGTGGCCTGGAACATGGCTGAGAAGCACGCATTCGCCACGCTCGTCCGCGCCTCGCGCGGCGATGCGATCGTGCTTCTCGTGACCTTCCTCCTCGTCGTGTTCCGCGATCTCACCGAGGGTATCCTCGTCGGGTTCAGTCTTGGCGCGCTGCTGTTCCTGCACCGCATGGCTCTGTCGGTCGAGGTCGACAGCCTGCGACCGGTGGTCGAGGAGGACGTTCCTGACGCGGCGAACGGCAATGGACGTCCGCCCTACGATCCCGGGCTCGCGACCGATCCTGATATCGCCGTCTTCCGGATCTCCGGGGCGTTCTTCTTCGGCGCCGCTGCCGGCGTCGCCGCCGCGCTGGACCGCATCGGCGAGCACCCGAAGGCTTATGTGATCGACTTCTCGGCCGTGCCCGTGATCGATTCGACCGCGGCCGCCACCATCGAGGGGTTCGTGCGCAAGGCGCGTCGTCAATCCGCCTCGGTCTATGTTTCCGGCACGCGCCCTGCCGTGCGCCGTGTCCTGCTGACCCACGGCGTCCGACCGCCACACGCGCGCTTCAGGATCAAGCTCACCGAGGCGCTGGATGCCGCGCGCCGAGATGTCGATGGCCAGGTCAACCCATCGCCGTCTGCAAATTAA
- the rbbA gene encoding ribosome-associated ATPase/putative transporter RbbA, with protein MCDASSLDGALQKPPVAALHEVSLAYGAALALDAIDLSVPAGCSVGLIGPDGVGKSSLLALVAGAHRVQHGRVEVLGGDMADAVHRRRTCPRIAYMPPGLGKNLYPTLSVVENVDFFGRLFGQAQSERKQRSDELLARTGLTPFAERPAGKLSGGMKQKLGLCCALIHDPDLLILDEPTTGVDPLSRRQFWELIDAIRAGQPSMSVLVATAYMEEASAFDWLVAMDSGRVLATGTPGELMAQTSSTTLDAVFIALLPDERKQGYCPIELRPRPTEAAEIAIEAHDLTMRFGDFVAVDHVSFRIPRGEIFGFLGSNGCGKTTTMKMLTGLLSASEGQARLFGRAVDPRDLETRRRVGYMSQAFSLYTELTVRQNLDLHARLFQIPPGRMPERIAEMARRFGLEDVMDTWPDDLPLGIRQRLSLAVAMVHAPAMLILDEPTSGLDPIARDGLWHILIELARHDNVTIFVSTHFMNEAERCDRISLMHAGKVLVTDTPAQIVADRRCTTLEEAFIGHLEDASEATQAKGDKSVSAPPARPLVSAGQRKPSRAGGFSLRRMLSYTQRESLELRRDPVRAALALIGSVLLMIVMGYGISLDVENISFAVLDRDQTTTSQTYALEIAGSRYFVEQPPIADYHDLDRRMRNGEISLALEIPSGFGRDVARGRSVEIGAWIDGAMPQRAETVRGYVQGVHAQWLNERSRLALAAPLADTFRLETRFRYNPDVASLVAMVPAMIPLLLMLIPAMLASLSVVREKELGSIVNFYVTPVTRLEFLLGKQLPYIVLAMLNFVLLAAFGIFVFQVPFTGSFLTFALAALLYVSAATGIGLLISTFMNSQIAAIFGTAILTLLPAVQFSGLIDPVSSLEGVGAFIGQIYPTSYFVTIARGTFSKALDFADLWHALVPLALAVPFLVGLSAALLKKQAG; from the coding sequence ATGTGTGACGCGTCAAGTCTCGATGGAGCGCTGCAAAAACCACCTGTTGCCGCCTTGCACGAGGTCAGCCTTGCCTATGGCGCGGCGCTCGCTCTCGATGCCATTGATCTGAGCGTGCCGGCCGGTTGTTCGGTCGGGTTGATCGGACCGGACGGTGTTGGCAAATCCAGCCTGCTCGCTTTAGTCGCCGGCGCTCATCGGGTCCAGCATGGCCGTGTCGAAGTCTTAGGCGGCGACATGGCTGACGCGGTGCATCGCCGCCGGACCTGTCCGCGCATCGCCTACATGCCTCCGGGACTGGGCAAGAATCTCTACCCGACTCTCTCGGTCGTTGAAAATGTCGATTTCTTCGGGCGGCTTTTCGGCCAGGCACAGAGCGAGCGGAAGCAACGTAGTGACGAGCTCCTGGCGCGTACCGGTCTAACTCCGTTTGCGGAGCGGCCAGCTGGCAAGCTCTCTGGCGGAATGAAGCAGAAGCTGGGCCTTTGCTGCGCCCTCATTCACGATCCGGATCTGCTCATCTTGGATGAGCCGACGACGGGCGTCGACCCGCTGTCACGGCGCCAGTTCTGGGAGTTGATCGATGCGATCCGAGCTGGACAGCCGAGCATGAGCGTGCTCGTCGCAACCGCCTACATGGAAGAGGCTTCGGCTTTCGACTGGCTGGTGGCGATGGATAGCGGCCGCGTCCTGGCGACCGGCACTCCGGGCGAGTTGATGGCCCAGACGTCGTCCACGACACTGGACGCCGTGTTCATCGCTCTTCTGCCGGACGAGCGAAAGCAAGGCTATTGCCCGATCGAGCTGCGCCCGCGCCCAACGGAAGCAGCGGAAATTGCCATCGAAGCCCATGATCTCACCATGCGCTTCGGCGATTTCGTCGCCGTCGATCATGTCAGTTTCCGTATCCCACGCGGGGAGATCTTTGGTTTTCTCGGCTCGAATGGTTGCGGCAAGACCACAACCATGAAGATGCTGACGGGACTTCTCTCAGCCAGCGAGGGACAGGCCCGCCTGTTCGGACGGGCGGTCGATCCACGCGACCTCGAGACACGTCGGCGGGTCGGCTACATGTCCCAGGCCTTCTCGCTCTACACCGAGCTGACCGTTCGACAGAACCTCGATCTCCACGCCCGCCTGTTCCAGATCCCACCAGGCCGGATGCCGGAACGGATCGCCGAAATGGCGCGTCGCTTCGGCCTCGAGGATGTGATGGACACGTGGCCCGACGACTTGCCCTTGGGCATCCGTCAGCGGCTGTCCCTGGCGGTCGCCATGGTTCATGCGCCCGCCATGCTCATTCTCGACGAGCCGACGTCGGGTCTCGACCCGATCGCGCGAGACGGTCTCTGGCACATTCTGATCGAACTCGCACGGCACGACAACGTGACGATCTTTGTCTCGACGCACTTCATGAACGAGGCGGAGCGTTGCGACCGCATCTCCTTGATGCATGCCGGCAAGGTTCTCGTGACGGACACCCCTGCGCAGATCGTCGCCGATCGGCGTTGCACGACGCTCGAGGAAGCGTTCATCGGCCATCTTGAGGACGCGAGCGAAGCAACTCAGGCGAAAGGGGACAAGAGCGTCTCAGCTCCGCCCGCCCGCCCGCTCGTGTCGGCGGGTCAACGCAAGCCCTCAAGAGCGGGCGGCTTCAGTCTGCGGCGCATGCTCAGCTACACTCAGCGCGAAAGTCTCGAATTGCGCCGGGATCCGGTTCGGGCGGCGCTCGCGTTGATCGGCAGCGTCTTGCTGATGATTGTCATGGGCTATGGCATCAGCCTGGACGTCGAGAACATCTCCTTCGCCGTCCTTGATCGCGATCAGACCACGACCAGTCAGACCTATGCGCTGGAGATCGCGGGCTCGCGCTACTTTGTCGAACAACCACCGATCGCCGACTACCATGATCTTGATCGACGCATGCGAAACGGCGAGATCAGCCTCGCGCTTGAAATTCCCTCGGGATTCGGACGTGACGTCGCGCGGGGCCGGTCCGTTGAGATCGGTGCCTGGATCGACGGTGCCATGCCCCAGCGTGCGGAAACCGTGCGAGGCTATGTCCAAGGCGTGCATGCCCAATGGCTGAACGAACGAAGCCGGCTGGCTCTCGCGGCGCCATTAGCCGACACGTTTCGACTCGAAACCCGCTTTCGCTACAACCCGGACGTCGCCAGCCTGGTCGCCATGGTTCCGGCTATGATTCCGCTGCTGTTGATGCTGATCCCAGCCATGCTGGCGTCGCTCAGCGTGGTGCGCGAGAAAGAGCTTGGATCGATCGTCAATTTCTACGTCACGCCCGTGACCCGACTCGAATTCCTGCTGGGCAAACAATTGCCTTACATCGTCCTGGCGATGCTGAACTTCGTCCTTCTGGCCGCCTTCGGTATTTTTGTCTTTCAAGTACCCTTCACAGGAAGCTTCCTGACGTTCGCGCTTGCCGCTTTGCTCTATGTCAGCGCCGCGACAGGGATCGGACTGCTGATCTCGACCTTCATGAACAGTCAGATCGCCGCCATCTTTGGCACGGCAATTCTGACATTGCTGCCGGCCGTGCAATTCTCGGGGCTGATTGACCCCGTATCGTCACTGGAAGGCGTGGGTGCTTTTATCGGCCAGATCTACCCGACATCGTATTTTGTCACGATCGCACGTGGGACCTTCTCCAAGGCGCTCGACTTTGCTGATCTCTGGCATGCGCTTGTGCCGCTGGCGCTCGCCGTTCCGTTTCTGGTCGGACTTAGTGCCGCCTTACTGAAAAAGCAGGCGGGTTGA
- a CDS encoding NAD(P)-dependent alcohol dehydrogenase translates to MAKMKAALFIEPGHIEVDDKPIPDVGPQDALLRVTTTTICGTDVHILKGEYPVEQGLTIGHEPVGIIEKLGSGVRGFQEGQRVIAGAITPSGHSAACLCGCGSQDGAEAPHGWKLMGGWKFGNTIDGSQAEFLLVPEAMANLAPVPDGLTDEQVLMCPDIMSTGFSGAESGQVRIGDTVAVFAQGPIGLCATAGAKLSGATQIIAVDTVPERLEMAKRLGADHVIDYKAVDPVDAVMELTFGRGVDVAIEALGTQSTFESALRVLRPGGTLSSLGVYSGDLKIPLGAFAAGLGDHTIRTTLCPGGKERMRRLMAVVASGRVDLSGLVTHRFPLDRIVEAYDLFANQRDGVMKVAITP, encoded by the coding sequence ATGGCGAAGATGAAGGCGGCACTCTTCATCGAGCCCGGACACATCGAGGTGGATGACAAGCCGATACCGGACGTCGGACCTCAGGATGCACTCCTTCGCGTCACCACAACGACCATCTGTGGCACCGACGTTCACATTCTCAAAGGCGAATACCCGGTCGAGCAGGGACTAACCATAGGTCATGAACCCGTTGGGATCATCGAGAAGCTGGGCTCCGGCGTCCGCGGCTTTCAGGAGGGGCAGCGGGTCATCGCCGGTGCCATAACGCCTTCAGGTCACAGCGCGGCCTGCCTCTGCGGATGCGGCTCACAGGATGGTGCCGAAGCGCCTCACGGCTGGAAGCTGATGGGTGGCTGGAAGTTCGGGAACACCATTGACGGCTCGCAAGCGGAGTTCCTCCTCGTGCCGGAAGCCATGGCCAATCTGGCGCCGGTTCCCGACGGTCTGACCGACGAGCAGGTCCTAATGTGCCCTGACATCATGTCCACAGGTTTCAGCGGGGCGGAAAGCGGCCAGGTGCGGATTGGCGACACGGTTGCGGTCTTCGCGCAAGGTCCAATCGGCTTGTGCGCAACAGCAGGCGCGAAGCTTTCCGGCGCTACACAAATCATCGCCGTCGATACTGTGCCGGAGCGGCTCGAGATGGCGAAACGGCTGGGTGCCGATCACGTGATCGACTACAAGGCGGTCGACCCCGTCGACGCCGTCATGGAACTCACGTTCGGACGCGGCGTCGACGTCGCCATCGAGGCCTTAGGCACGCAGTCCACGTTCGAGTCGGCGCTCCGCGTCCTCCGGCCGGGCGGCACCTTATCCAGCCTCGGCGTCTACTCCGGTGACTTAAAGATCCCGCTGGGGGCGTTCGCTGCCGGACTCGGCGATCACACAATCCGCACCACGCTTTGCCCCGGTGGCAAGGAGCGAATGCGCCGACTGATGGCCGTCGTCGCCTCCGGACGTGTCGACCTCAGCGGCTTGGTCACGCATCGCTTCCCGCTTGATCGAATCGTCGAGGCCTACGATCTGTTCGCAAACCAGCGTGACGGCGTTATGAAAGTCGCGATCACTCCCTGA
- a CDS encoding ABC transporter permease codes for MRLATIVNLGVKELHGLSRDPMLLVLVVYAFTLSVYSEATAMPETLNRAPIAIVDEDQSPLSARITSAFYPPYFVLPVIVTPAEMDQRMDAGLDAFALDIPPNFQRDVLAGRSPAIQLNVDATRMSQAFSGSGYVQTIVSDEVSAFAQRYRSFAAAPVDLVLRARFNPELNQAWFGSVMNVINNVTMLAIVLTGAALIREREHGTIEHLLVMPITPFEIMASKIWSMALVVLIASAFSLTIVIQGFLSVPIEGSIGLFLLGASLHLFATTSMGIFLAALAGSMPQFGLLMMLVLLPLHVLSGGMTPRESMPEVVQMIMLAAPNTHFVMLAQTILYRGGGFDIVWPQFLALMAIGTAFFLFALTRFRKSLK; via the coding sequence GTGCGCCTTGCCACCATAGTCAATCTCGGGGTCAAGGAACTGCACGGCTTGTCCCGCGATCCCATGCTCCTCGTGCTTGTCGTTTATGCCTTCACCTTGTCGGTCTACAGCGAGGCGACGGCGATGCCCGAGACTCTGAATCGGGCACCGATCGCCATCGTCGACGAGGATCAGTCTCCACTTTCGGCGCGGATCACGAGCGCGTTCTATCCGCCCTACTTTGTCTTGCCTGTGATCGTCACCCCGGCGGAGATGGATCAGCGCATGGATGCCGGTCTTGACGCTTTCGCGCTGGACATTCCACCGAACTTTCAGCGAGACGTCCTCGCCGGCCGATCTCCTGCGATCCAGCTCAATGTCGACGCCACACGGATGAGCCAGGCGTTCAGCGGCAGCGGCTATGTGCAGACCATCGTCTCGGATGAGGTCAGCGCCTTCGCCCAGCGCTATCGTTCCTTTGCAGCTGCGCCGGTCGATCTCGTGCTTCGCGCTCGCTTCAATCCGGAACTGAATCAAGCCTGGTTCGGATCCGTAATGAACGTCATCAACAATGTCACCATGCTCGCTATTGTCCTGACCGGTGCGGCGCTAATTCGCGAACGTGAACACGGGACGATCGAGCATCTGCTCGTCATGCCGATCACCCCGTTCGAAATCATGGCAAGCAAGATCTGGTCGATGGCGCTCGTCGTTCTGATTGCGTCTGCCTTCTCGCTGACAATCGTGATCCAAGGCTTCCTGTCGGTGCCGATCGAAGGCTCGATCGGTCTGTTCCTGCTCGGCGCCAGCCTTCACCTGTTTGCCACGACATCCATGGGCATTTTCCTGGCAGCCCTAGCGGGCTCGATGCCGCAATTTGGCTTGCTCATGATGCTGGTACTGCTGCCCCTCCACGTCCTGTCCGGGGGCATGACGCCCCGTGAAAGCATGCCAGAGGTCGTGCAGATGATCATGCTGGCGGCGCCCAACACCCATTTTGTGATGTTGGCCCAGACCATTCTCTATCGTGGTGGAGGCTTCGATATCGTCTGGCCTCAGTTCTTAGCGCTCATGGCCATCGGCACTGCTTTTTTCCTCTTTGCTCTTACTCGGTTCCGCAAGTCCTTGAAGTAG
- a CDS encoding helix-turn-helix transcriptional regulator translates to MITGAQMRAARALLGLDQRQLAELSGVSLPTIQRMEASEGNVRGVVDTLAKVVDAFDRAGVELLGDNMVSREGGRGVRFKQAFGPGDRPI, encoded by the coding sequence ATGATCACGGGAGCGCAGATGCGCGCCGCTCGCGCCTTGCTTGGCCTCGATCAGCGCCAGCTTGCCGAACTGTCAGGCGTATCGCTGCCGACCATCCAGAGGATGGAGGCGAGCGAGGGCAACGTCAGGGGCGTCGTCGATACCTTAGCCAAGGTCGTTGACGCCTTCGATCGTGCTGGTGTGGAGCTGCTTGGTGACAACATGGTGAGTCGTGAGGGCGGGCGCGGCGTACGCTTCAAACAGGCCTTTGGCCCGGGTGACCGCCCCATTTGA
- a CDS encoding helix-turn-helix domain-containing protein, which yields MPHGELARLAALATIKRFKPGQFLAEEGEPADAVFNVIRGTVRLYKLLPDGRRQITGFADAADFLGLAAGHTYAFTIEAIDSVQACTFVRTRFRSLIEDLPALEHRLLELASAELEAAQYQMLLLGRKSACERVATFLCIRHKIGLRSADPGCRTVLLPMSRTDIADYLGLTIETVSRTLTKLRKNELITLQPHKRGVIINDLDALWALAEGCADGS from the coding sequence GTGCCTCATGGCGAGTTGGCTCGGCTGGCGGCTCTGGCAACCATCAAACGCTTCAAGCCGGGCCAGTTCCTCGCCGAAGAGGGCGAGCCTGCGGATGCCGTCTTCAACGTAATCCGAGGGACGGTGAGGCTCTACAAACTCCTGCCCGACGGTCGACGACAGATCACCGGATTTGCTGACGCCGCCGACTTTCTCGGCCTTGCTGCTGGACACACATACGCCTTCACAATCGAAGCGATCGATTCCGTCCAGGCGTGCACGTTCGTTCGTACGCGTTTTCGAAGCTTGATCGAGGATCTGCCGGCACTCGAGCATCGCCTGCTGGAACTGGCCTCGGCTGAACTCGAAGCGGCACAGTATCAGATGCTCCTGCTCGGCCGGAAATCAGCCTGTGAACGGGTCGCCACCTTTCTTTGCATCCGTCACAAGATAGGTCTTCGATCCGCGGATCCCGGCTGCCGCACGGTTCTCCTGCCCATGTCGCGCACGGACATCGCGGACTATCTCGGCCTGACCATCGAGACGGTAAGCCGCACCCTAACAAAGCTGCGCAAGAACGAGCTCATCACGCTGCAACCTCACAAAAGAGGGGTCATCATCAACGACCTGGACGCCCTATGGGCCTTGGCCGAAGGATGTGCAGACGGGTCGTAA
- a CDS encoding helix-turn-helix domain containing protein: MQLEQRKIQDEPMPLRAGIQHPEMSTRSRVLEAAMLRFAQCSYEETKLRDIARDVGVDVALVHRSFGSKENLFQEVVTIAFEPRRLFAVERDELTERLVTRVLEPSLDQALRLIDPLDIIIRNLLSREAIPILRTAFAEDVVAPLSPKLSEPARQRAALLAACLAGIGIFRHVLRVDSLLDQFDDRLQPLVARLIEEIAGDAEEGTHLSQAPAPRGRRPAKAVRKRSQ, translated from the coding sequence ATGCAGTTGGAGCAACGGAAAATCCAGGATGAGCCCATGCCGCTAAGAGCCGGAATCCAGCACCCGGAGATGAGTACACGAAGCCGCGTCCTGGAAGCTGCGATGCTTCGCTTCGCCCAGTGTTCCTATGAGGAGACGAAGTTACGCGATATCGCCCGTGATGTCGGTGTCGACGTCGCGCTGGTTCATCGCTCCTTCGGCTCAAAGGAAAATCTCTTCCAAGAAGTCGTGACCATTGCATTCGAACCACGGCGTCTGTTCGCGGTTGAACGCGACGAGCTGACCGAACGGCTTGTCACACGCGTGCTCGAGCCAAGCCTTGACCAGGCGCTTCGCCTAATTGATCCCTTGGACATCATCATTCGCAATCTGCTTAGTCGAGAGGCCATACCGATCTTGCGCACGGCCTTTGCTGAAGACGTTGTCGCGCCTTTGTCGCCTAAGCTTAGCGAGCCTGCCCGGCAGCGGGCAGCCCTGCTTGCCGCGTGCCTGGCGGGGATCGGAATCTTTCGCCACGTGCTGCGAGTCGACTCGCTTCTCGACCAGTTCGATGATCGGCTTCAGCCACTCGTTGCGCGACTCATCGAGGAAATCGCCGGCGACGCGGAGGAAGGTACTCACCTGTCCCAAGCGCCAGCTCCTCGCGGCCGTAGGCCAGCCAAGGCCGTCAGGAAGCGTTCGCAATAG